The following proteins are encoded in a genomic region of Neomonachus schauinslandi chromosome 7, ASM220157v2, whole genome shotgun sequence:
- the LOC110591135 gene encoding rRNA-processing protein FCF1 homolog gives MGKQKKARKYATMKRMLSLRDQRLKEKDRLKPKKKEKKDPSALKEREVPQHPSCLFFQYNTQLGPPYHILVDTNFTNFSIKAKLDLVQSMMDCLYAKCIPCITDCVMAEIEKLGQKYRVALRIVKDPRFERLPCTHKGTYADDCLVQRVTQHKCYTVATVDRDLKRRIRKIPGVPIMYISNHRYNTERMPDDYGAPRF, from the coding sequence ATGGGGAAGCAAAAGAAAGCGAGAAAGTATGCCACCATGAAGCGAATGCTTAGTCTCCGAGATCAGAGGCTTAAAGAGAAGGACAGattaaaacctaaaaagaaagaaaagaaagatcccaGTGCACTCAAGGAAAGAGAAGTCCCCCAACATCCTTCCTGCTTATTCTTCCAATATAACACACAGCTGGGCCCACCTTACCACATCCTGGTTGATACCAACTTTACCAACTTTTCCATTAAAGCGAAACTTGACTTAGTACAGTCAATGATGGACTGTCTGTATGCCAAGTGTATCCCTTGTATAACTGACTGTGTAATGGCTGAAATTGAGAAACTGGGGCAAAAGTATCGAGTGGCTCTAAGGATTGTCAAGGATCCAAGATTTGAACGATTACCATGCACACACAAAGGAACCTATGCAGATGACTGCTTAGTACAGAGAGTAACTCAGCACAAGTGTTACACTGTGGCCACAGTTGACCGGGACCTTAAACGAAGGATCCGGAAGATCCCTGGAGTTCCCATCATGTACATTTCTAACCATAGGTACAACACTGAGCGGATGCCAGATGATTATGGAGCCCCTCGGTTCTAA